The Candidatus Methylacidiphilales bacterium genome contains the following window.
CGATGTGGCCGTTTCCATGCTCGTCTCCCTGCTCTATACAACCGGAATTTGTTGCGCCGCGGGCAAACTCTGGCAAAAATGGGGCGGACGGCTTGTACCCAACCTTTATGCCCGACACCCCAGACTCTTTGTCCTCCCGCGACCCGAATGAAGGCCTCCGCCTGCCGGGCGGCTATCTCATTCCCTGGCACCGGGCGGCAGTCATTCTGATCGTGGCGTTGACGCTGTTCCGTTTCTGGTATTGCCAGACCATCGAACTGTGCGGCGATGAAGCCTATTACTGGCTGTGGTCCAAACACCTCGATCTGGGCTATTTCAGTAAGGGACCTGCCGTGGCCTACACCATCGCCGCGGGAACCCATCTCTTTGGCGACACCGTTTTTGGCATCCGTTTTTTTGCCATTTTATTGTCAGCCGGCACGGGCTATGGAATTTACCGGCTCGGAAGAAGGCTTTTCTCGGGACAAACGGGATTCTTCAGCATCCTTCTGGCGGGCGTGATTCCCATGTTTTGCGCGGGCAGCATCCTGATGACCATAGATCCGTTGAGCGTTTTTTTCTGGACCCTGGCGGCCTGCTCCTTTTGGCGGGCCAAGGATGAAAAGCGGCCGCATTTCTGGCTCCTTACCGGCCTGCTCATCGGCATCGGTGCCCTGGCAAAATACACCAACCTGTGGCAATTGGCCTGCTTTGCGCTTTTTTGCGCCTGCTCACCCGGCCACCGCAGGCATTTAAAAACCAAAACCTTCTGGTTGATGGCGCTAACGACCCTGGCATGCCTGACTCCGGCGCTGATCTGGAATTACCGGAACGACTGGATCACGCTCCAGCATCTCCAGCACCGGGGGGCGCTTGACCGCCACTGGCGTTTTTCGGCAAAGGAACTTTGGAAATTCATCCAAAACCAGGCCATTTTTATTTCGCCTCCGGCCTTCCTGGGCATTGCCGCCGCCGCCATCTGTTCCCTGGTGCAGGCTTTCAAAAGGAAAGCGGATCTGGCCCTTGTATACCTGCTTTGCCTTTTCTGGCCCCTGATTGTGTTTTACCTGATCCTGAGCCTCAATGAGGCGGGCCAAGCCAACTGGACCGCGCCGTCCTACGTCGCCGGGTTCATTCTGGCTGCGGCCGTGTGGACACCATGGGTCCGGCAAAGCAGGCTCTGGCGCGGCGTGGCCGTTATGTCCCTGGCCGTGGGACTCCTCATGACGATTGCCGCTCACGATACGTCCTGGCTCAAACTGCCGCCCAAGCAGGATCCGCTCAGCCGCGTGCGGGGGTCGGCCGATCTCGCCCAACAAATCTATGAA
Protein-coding sequences here:
- a CDS encoding glycosyltransferase family 39 protein; translation: MPDTPDSLSSRDPNEGLRLPGGYLIPWHRAAVILIVALTLFRFWYCQTIELCGDEAYYWLWSKHLDLGYFSKGPAVAYTIAAGTHLFGDTVFGIRFFAILLSAGTGYGIYRLGRRLFSGQTGFFSILLAGVIPMFCAGSILMTIDPLSVFFWTLAACSFWRAKDEKRPHFWLLTGLLIGIGALAKYTNLWQLACFALFCACSPGHRRHLKTKTFWLMALTTLACLTPALIWNYRNDWITLQHLQHRGALDRHWRFSAKELWKFIQNQAIFISPPAFLGIAAAAICSLVQAFKRKADLALVYLLCLFWPLIVFYLILSLNEAGQANWTAPSYVAGFILAAAVWTPWVRQSRLWRGVAVMSLAVGLLMTIAAHDTSWLKLPPKQDPLSRVRGSADLAQQIYELQKEHGAAFIIANNYGNASLIAFYHPEHTQTYLPRHEGIQNQFSFWPDYSDGFMGESAIFATDSDEPPSPQLFREFASIDFLKETWTSHRGRLVKKFRFYLCHNFGGIHEQSETQP